One Maribacter cobaltidurans genomic window carries:
- the udk gene encoding uridine kinase has translation MLIIGIAGGTGCGKTTVVNQIINELPKNEVGVISQDAYYNDLSHLTLEERRKTNFDHPNSIDFNLLEKHLKALKAGESVEQPVYSFLECNRIQKTIPTHPRKVMIVEGILILTNSEIRNMCDIKIFVHADTDERLIRRLKRDVNERGWNLNETLENYQNVIKPMHDQFIEPTKEYADIIIPNNKYNTVAVEIVRSIINEKLAEA, from the coding sequence ATGCTAATTATTGGAATTGCGGGAGGAACAGGTTGCGGAAAAACAACCGTAGTCAATCAAATCATCAATGAATTACCTAAGAACGAGGTAGGGGTAATTTCCCAAGACGCCTATTATAACGATCTTTCGCATCTTACTTTGGAAGAGAGGCGGAAGACGAATTTTGATCACCCCAACTCCATAGATTTCAATCTTTTGGAAAAGCATTTAAAGGCCCTTAAGGCGGGTGAATCCGTTGAGCAACCCGTATATTCCTTTTTGGAATGCAACAGAATTCAAAAAACGATACCCACCCACCCTAGAAAAGTGATGATTGTTGAAGGAATCTTAATTTTGACGAATTCCGAAATAAGAAACATGTGCGACATTAAAATTTTTGTTCATGCCGATACGGACGAGCGTTTAATCCGGAGGTTAAAGCGGGATGTTAATGAACGTGGCTGGAATTTGAACGAGACCTTGGAGAATTATCAAAACGTGATAAAACCCATGCACGACCAATTTATCGAGCCTACCAAGGAATATGCGGATATCATCATACCAAATAACAAATACAATACGGTCGCCGTTGAAATTGTAAGGAGCATCATTAACGAAAAATTAGCTGAGGCCTAA
- a CDS encoding FtsB family cell division protein translates to MGLQELRKKKWFKIMTNIYVLVLTVFVIWMVFFDTNSLLIHLELKREINKLEKTQEFLKKEIAKDKKVIEKLSNEDELEKFAREEYYLKKKNEEIYLIEYEDSLKLKEKNK, encoded by the coding sequence ATGGGACTACAGGAATTAAGAAAGAAAAAATGGTTTAAGATCATGACCAACATCTATGTCCTGGTCCTGACCGTTTTCGTAATTTGGATGGTATTTTTTGATACCAATTCCCTATTGATACACTTAGAGCTCAAGCGCGAAATAAACAAACTGGAAAAAACCCAGGAATTTCTAAAAAAAGAAATCGCAAAGGACAAAAAAGTCATCGAAAAACTGTCCAACGAGGATGAACTGGAAAAATTCGCCCGGGAAGAGTATTACCTCAAGAAGAAAAATGAGGAAATTTATTTGATAGAATATGAGGACAGCCTCAAATTAAAGGAGAAAAACAAATAG
- a CDS encoding ParA family protein, translating to MGKIIAIANQKGGVGKTTTTVNLAASLGVLEKKVLLIDADPQANATSGLGIDVDSIELGTYQLLEHTKTAKEAIIPTSSPNVDLIPAHIDLVAIEIELVDKEKREYMMKKAVLELKEDYDYILIDCAPSLGLLTLNALTAADSVIIPIQCEYFALEGLGKLLNTIKSVQRIHNPQLDIEGMLLTMFDSRLRLSNQVVEEVKKHFGDMVFDTIIQRNVRLSEAPSYGESIIKYDASSKGAANYLNLANEVVQKNKQTA from the coding sequence ATGGGCAAGATTATTGCTATTGCAAATCAAAAAGGTGGTGTTGGTAAAACAACTACCACTGTTAATCTAGCTGCCTCGCTTGGCGTTCTTGAAAAGAAAGTGTTATTGATCGATGCGGATCCACAAGCCAATGCTACCTCAGGATTGGGTATAGATGTGGATAGTATAGAATTGGGAACCTACCAACTTTTAGAACATACGAAAACGGCCAAGGAAGCCATCATACCTACTTCCTCCCCCAATGTTGATTTGATTCCCGCCCATATAGATTTGGTGGCCATAGAAATTGAATTGGTAGATAAGGAGAAACGGGAATACATGATGAAAAAGGCTGTATTGGAGCTTAAGGAAGATTATGACTACATTCTCATAGATTGTGCGCCATCCTTAGGGCTTTTAACACTTAATGCCTTGACCGCAGCAGATTCCGTAATCATTCCCATTCAATGTGAATACTTTGCCTTGGAAGGCTTGGGAAAACTCTTAAACACCATTAAGAGTGTACAAAGAATACATAATCCGCAATTGGATATTGAAGGTATGTTATTGACAATGTTCGATTCTAGATTACGCTTATCCAACCAGGTGGTAGAAGAGGTCAAGAAGCATTTTGGTGATATGGTTTTCGATACGATAATACAACGGAATGTTAGACTTAGTGAAGCACCCAGTTACGGAGAAAGTATCATTAAATATGATGCCTCAAGTAAGGGCGCAGCAAACTACCTAAATTTGGCCAATGAGGTAGTGCAGAAAAATAAGCAGACAGCATAA
- a CDS encoding ParB/RepB/Spo0J family partition protein, whose product MAKAVKKQALGRGLSALLKDPDNDIQSATDKNADKVVGNIIELDLEDIDVNPFQPRSNFNDETLQELATSIRELGVIQPITVRKLGFNKYQLVSGERRFRASKLVGLETIPAYIRIANDQESLEMALVENIQRQDLDPIEIALSYQRLIDEINLTQEKLSDRVGKKRSTIANYLRLLKLDPIIQTGMRDGFLSMGHGRALVNIENRQDQIALYEKIVGQNLSVRDTENAVKNYHNNDSPKPSKSKVETPTYVKSGIDEISKHLSAGIKVKTSGKSKGSITIPFHSKEEFERIKKLITGA is encoded by the coding sequence ATGGCAAAAGCAGTAAAAAAACAAGCTTTGGGGAGAGGTCTTTCGGCATTGTTGAAAGACCCTGATAATGATATACAATCTGCAACGGATAAGAACGCCGACAAGGTGGTGGGCAACATTATAGAACTGGATTTAGAGGACATCGATGTCAATCCTTTTCAGCCCAGGTCAAATTTCAATGATGAAACACTTCAGGAATTGGCCACCTCGATCAGGGAATTGGGCGTTATTCAGCCCATTACAGTTAGAAAACTTGGGTTTAATAAATATCAACTAGTATCCGGGGAAAGGCGGTTTAGGGCCTCCAAATTGGTAGGGCTCGAGACTATCCCTGCCTACATAAGAATTGCCAACGACCAGGAATCCTTGGAAATGGCTTTGGTAGAGAATATACAGCGACAGGACCTTGATCCTATCGAAATTGCACTCTCTTACCAAAGACTAATAGATGAAATAAACCTTACCCAGGAAAAATTAAGTGACAGGGTTGGAAAGAAACGGTCTACAATAGCCAATTATCTAAGACTGTTAAAGCTTGACCCAATAATTCAAACCGGGATGCGCGATGGTTTTTTGAGCATGGGCCATGGAAGGGCCTTGGTCAATATCGAAAACAGGCAAGACCAAATAGCCTTGTATGAAAAAATTGTTGGGCAAAATTTATCCGTTAGGGATACGGAAAACGCCGTCAAGAATTATCATAATAATGACTCTCCCAAACCTAGCAAGTCAAAGGTGGAGACCCCAACCTATGTTAAATCGGGTATAGATGAAATTTCCAAACATCTTTCCGCAGGCATTAAAGTGAAAACTTCAGGAAAATCCAAAGGGAGTATTACCATTCCCTTTCATTCCAAGGAAGAATTCGAGCGTATAAAAAAGTTGATTACGGGTGCATAA
- a CDS encoding DUF5683 domain-containing protein: protein MHKHFSILSLLFFLAVASYSQEEELPEEKETDSITNTLSTAVLVIEDSTSFKKKRNINPLAPSKAAFYSAVLPGLGQIYNKRYWKVPLVYGAIGGSVYMYSLNNDNYQRFRTAFKRRQAGFSDDEFNGEGEFPFFELATLENQQERFQRDRDLWLVVTIVAYTLNIIDANVDAHLKQFNIDNNLSLDFEPYLDLNSVTNDPTYGMALTIKF from the coding sequence GTGCATAAACACTTCTCAATACTCTCCCTTTTATTTTTTTTGGCCGTTGCGTCTTATTCCCAAGAGGAAGAGCTTCCGGAAGAAAAAGAGACGGATAGTATTACCAACACCCTAAGTACCGCTGTATTGGTCATAGAGGATTCCACCTCCTTTAAAAAGAAAAGGAATATTAATCCGTTGGCTCCAAGTAAGGCTGCTTTCTACTCTGCCGTGCTTCCCGGTCTGGGACAAATCTACAACAAGCGATATTGGAAAGTACCTTTGGTCTACGGAGCGATTGGGGGTAGTGTCTACATGTATTCCTTGAACAATGACAATTATCAAAGGTTCAGGACAGCTTTTAAAAGAAGGCAGGCAGGTTTTAGCGACGATGAATTTAATGGTGAAGGGGAATTTCCATTTTTTGAATTGGCCACACTGGAAAACCAACAGGAACGATTTCAAAGGGATCGCGATTTATGGTTGGTGGTTACTATTGTCGCTTACACCTTGAACATTATCGACGCCAATGTAGATGCCCATTTGAAGCAATTTAATATAGATAACAACCTTTCATTGGATTTTGAACCTTATCTTGACCTGAATTCCGTTACAAATGACCCTACTTACGGAATGGCATTAACCATAAAGTTTTAA
- the dapB gene encoding 4-hydroxy-tetrahydrodipicolinate reductase: MRIALFGYGKMGKMIERLAVERGHEITAKIDLGSDKIDFSNIDVAIDFSTPDAAFANISICLENNTPVISGTTGWLQKMDDALKLCKETKGAFIYASNFSLGVNVFFELNAYLAKMMNNLSQYKVSMEEIHHTQKLDAPSGTAITLAEGIIANTHYQKWKLNERVDEEIPIFSKRIGDTPGTHTINYNSQVDSIEIKHTAHNREGFALGAVIAAEWILDKTGIFTMKDVLNLG, translated from the coding sequence ATGCGAATAGCACTTTTCGGCTACGGAAAAATGGGAAAAATGATTGAACGGCTAGCCGTTGAAAGAGGACATGAAATTACCGCAAAAATTGATTTGGGAAGTGATAAAATCGACTTTTCCAATATAGATGTGGCCATTGATTTTAGCACACCCGATGCAGCGTTCGCCAACATATCAATATGCTTGGAGAACAATACACCCGTAATTTCTGGAACTACAGGATGGCTTCAGAAAATGGACGACGCCCTAAAGCTATGTAAAGAAACGAAAGGCGCTTTTATATACGCATCGAATTTCAGTTTAGGGGTAAACGTCTTTTTTGAACTGAATGCCTATTTGGCCAAAATGATGAATAACCTTTCGCAGTACAAGGTATCCATGGAGGAAATCCATCATACCCAAAAGTTGGACGCCCCTAGTGGTACGGCTATCACCTTAGCAGAGGGAATCATAGCAAATACGCATTATCAAAAATGGAAATTAAACGAACGTGTAGACGAAGAGATACCTATTTTCTCTAAAAGAATTGGGGATACACCGGGCACTCATACAATTAATTACAATAGTCAAGTGGATAGTATAGAAATCAAACATACTGCCCATAACCGAGAAGGTTTTGCCTTGGGAGCGGTCATTGCTGCAGAATGGATTCTTGATAAAACAGGTATTTTCACCATGAAAGATGTGTTAAACCTGGGTTAA
- the lepB gene encoding signal peptidase I has protein sequence MNGTQWIIFILAIQVIHFLGTWKLYVKAGHKAWEAIVPIYNAVVLMKIINRPKWWVILLFIPIINLLMFPVIWVETIRSFGRNSLLESWLVVLTLGFYIFYVNYALDVKYIENRSLHPGTALGEWVSSIVFAIVAATLVHTYFIQPYVIPTGSLERTLRVGDFLFVSKFHYGARTPMTTVAAPMVHDTLPIVGTKSYLNKPQLPYFRLPGFTKVKRNDIVVFSWPADTVRRFFRAEAGVKKPIDKKSNYVKRCVGIPGDSLEVIDGYVFINGKQLELPGSAKPQYDYIIYSQKGVSSRLLDQLGITDFTRKYISGPVNQQQGQGINPYLKGFNQLGDGQLELYTGSLGIPADVIKKYRLSLKEVTDRERLVPLTDQMVETLRKDAGIDSVVRQVIPKGKRGINLFPQSPDYPWNYSQMGPIYIPKEGTTVSLNLKTLPLYKKIIREYEGNTIEVSGNQILINGEVADSYTFQQDYYWMMGDNRDHSEDSRAWGYVPENHIVGTPIFIWMSFDNFTEPISNWRPRWDRIFTTVNGDGEPQSYFKYFLILLMAYFVGNWFWKRKKAKNS, from the coding sequence ATGAATGGTACGCAGTGGATTATTTTCATATTAGCAATTCAGGTAATTCATTTTCTTGGAACTTGGAAATTGTATGTAAAGGCCGGTCATAAAGCATGGGAGGCCATAGTTCCCATTTATAATGCCGTTGTCTTAATGAAGATAATCAATAGGCCCAAATGGTGGGTCATTTTATTGTTTATCCCTATTATTAACCTATTGATGTTTCCCGTCATATGGGTAGAAACCATAAGGAGTTTTGGAAGAAATAGTCTATTGGAATCATGGTTGGTCGTTTTAACGCTAGGTTTTTATATTTTCTACGTAAACTATGCTTTAGATGTAAAGTATATAGAGAACAGAAGCCTCCATCCAGGAACGGCCTTGGGAGAATGGGTAAGCTCCATTGTATTTGCCATAGTGGCAGCTACCTTGGTACACACCTACTTTATACAACCCTATGTTATTCCTACGGGCTCTTTGGAAAGAACTCTTAGGGTGGGCGACTTTTTATTCGTGAGCAAGTTCCATTATGGGGCTAGGACCCCTATGACCACGGTAGCGGCTCCCATGGTACATGATACGTTGCCCATCGTTGGAACAAAGTCTTATTTGAACAAACCACAACTACCTTATTTTCGACTCCCAGGATTCACAAAAGTAAAACGGAACGATATTGTAGTTTTCAGTTGGCCCGCAGATACCGTTAGAAGGTTCTTCAGGGCAGAAGCAGGGGTGAAAAAACCCATAGACAAGAAATCCAATTATGTGAAGCGTTGTGTTGGAATTCCGGGGGATTCCTTGGAAGTAATAGACGGATATGTATTTATTAACGGCAAACAACTGGAATTACCGGGTAGTGCCAAACCACAATATGATTACATCATTTATTCACAAAAAGGTGTTTCCTCCAGATTGCTAGATCAATTGGGAATCACGGATTTTACCAGAAAATACATTTCCGGTCCGGTGAACCAACAACAAGGTCAAGGCATAAACCCATATTTAAAAGGATTCAATCAACTTGGAGACGGACAATTGGAGCTCTATACGGGTAGTTTAGGAATTCCTGCCGATGTAATAAAAAAGTACAGACTCTCCCTTAAGGAGGTTACCGATCGGGAACGATTGGTTCCATTAACGGATCAAATGGTAGAGACCTTACGAAAGGACGCCGGAATTGATTCGGTCGTGCGCCAAGTTATACCCAAAGGGAAAAGAGGTATCAACCTTTTCCCCCAAAGTCCAGATTATCCTTGGAACTATAGCCAAATGGGACCTATTTATATACCGAAGGAAGGCACCACGGTTTCTTTAAACCTTAAAACATTGCCATTGTACAAGAAAATTATCAGGGAGTATGAAGGCAATACAATTGAAGTTTCGGGCAATCAAATTTTAATCAATGGCGAGGTAGCGGATTCCTATACATTTCAGCAAGACTATTATTGGATGATGGGTGATAACAGGGACCACTCCGAAGATAGCAGGGCTTGGGGATATGTACCCGAAAACCATATTGTAGGAACTCCAATTTTCATTTGGATGAGTTTTGATAATTTTACGGAACCCATCTCCAATTGGCGTCCAAGATGGGATAGAATTTTCACTACCGTCAACGGTGATGGGGAACCACAATCCTACTTTAAATATTTTCTTATCCTGTTGATGGCCTATTTTGTAGGTAACTGGTTTTGGAAACGAAAAAAGGCCAAAAATTCCTAA
- a CDS encoding WbqC family protein codes for MTILHPAYFPNIAFFRVFTKAKDVFFELQDNYQKQTYRNRSHICTDRGKHILSIPIIHTKGENGRQSYKKVKIDNSCPWQRQHWRTLETAYRTSPFFEFYEDEIKPLYETQFDYIIEFNLATIEVICDCLQLDMVKKFTEVYQFDYTNDYRFLVNAKTELPVKFPEYVQVFGDRHGFVPNLSILDALFNLGPNTLGYLKDIDILGKHA; via the coding sequence ATGACCATACTTCATCCTGCTTATTTTCCAAACATTGCTTTTTTCCGTGTTTTTACAAAAGCTAAGGATGTCTTTTTTGAACTGCAGGACAATTATCAAAAACAAACTTACAGGAACAGGTCCCATATCTGCACGGATAGAGGTAAACATATACTTAGTATACCCATAATCCATACAAAAGGTGAAAATGGTAGACAGAGTTACAAAAAGGTTAAAATAGACAACTCCTGTCCTTGGCAACGACAACATTGGAGAACCTTGGAAACGGCGTATAGGACCTCCCCTTTCTTTGAATTTTATGAGGATGAAATCAAGCCCCTTTATGAAACGCAATTCGATTATATAATAGAATTCAACTTGGCAACCATTGAGGTTATTTGCGATTGTCTCCAATTGGATATGGTAAAAAAATTCACTGAAGTGTATCAATTTGACTATACAAACGACTATCGTTTTTTGGTCAATGCAAAAACGGAGCTGCCAGTTAAGTTTCCCGAATATGTCCAGGTTTTTGGAGACCGACATGGATTTGTCCCCAACCTGAGCATTTTGGATGCACTTTTTAACCTAGGGCCTAATACCTTAGGGTATCTCAAGGATATTGATATCTTGGGCAAGCATGCTTAG
- a CDS encoding DUF6122 family protein has protein sequence MLRFILHYGIHFVVPILIAFFFFKEHRLKVSLILLAGILLDVDHLLADPIFDADRCSIGFHPLHTYWAIAVYFLMLFWKTTRIWGIAFLIHMIADLTDCLFIRFNF, from the coding sequence ATGCTTAGGTTTATTCTACATTATGGGATTCATTTTGTTGTTCCGATTCTAATCGCCTTCTTTTTTTTTAAGGAACACCGGCTTAAAGTAAGTTTAATACTATTGGCGGGAATACTCTTGGACGTAGATCATCTGTTGGCCGATCCTATTTTTGATGCAGACCGATGCAGTATCGGTTTTCATCCTTTACATACGTATTGGGCAATCGCTGTTTACTTTTTAATGCTTTTTTGGAAAACCACACGAATCTGGGGAATCGCCTTTTTAATTCACATGATTGCCGATCTGACGGACTGTTTATTTATCCGATTCAATTTTTAA
- a CDS encoding endonuclease/exonuclease/phosphatase family protein — MSKKKVWLSFSVLVIGYFSLGSFLFFNESEATKSKDDLKIMSFNVQGFNELNSINEPNLGEEIVDFIKRENPDIICIQEFSRVWYKKLRQYPYFSQTPYTTRRSIQGIFSKYPIIGEGSLDFPDTWNNAIYVDIKYKEDTLRVYNLHLESLKVRPGSLKRERSDRLLGRLRNSFAKQQEQADLIRKHMKKVDYKKIVCADMNTTQYSYAYHEVKQDMEDTFEKKGSGYGRTINFWKFPLRIDFILTDPGIHILSHKNYDVHLSDHEPIMAALKIESDK, encoded by the coding sequence GTGTCCAAGAAAAAAGTTTGGCTTTCCTTTTCAGTATTGGTAATAGGTTATTTTAGTTTGGGTTCCTTCTTATTCTTTAATGAGTCTGAAGCTACTAAATCTAAAGACGATTTGAAAATTATGTCATTTAATGTTCAAGGTTTTAATGAATTAAACTCTATAAATGAGCCAAACTTAGGTGAAGAAATTGTGGATTTTATTAAGCGAGAGAATCCTGATATTATCTGTATTCAAGAGTTTAGTAGAGTTTGGTATAAAAAGTTAAGACAATACCCATATTTCAGTCAAACCCCATATACAACGCGAAGGTCGATACAAGGAATTTTCTCTAAATATCCTATTATTGGTGAAGGCTCATTGGATTTTCCAGATACTTGGAATAATGCCATTTATGTTGACATCAAATATAAGGAGGATACCTTAAGAGTATACAATCTCCACCTAGAATCCCTAAAAGTTCGTCCAGGAAGCTTAAAGCGGGAAAGATCCGATCGTTTATTGGGGCGTTTGCGGAATTCCTTTGCCAAGCAACAAGAACAGGCAGATTTGATCAGGAAGCACATGAAAAAGGTGGATTATAAAAAAATTGTTTGTGCCGATATGAACACAACCCAATATTCCTATGCATATCACGAGGTGAAACAGGATATGGAGGATACCTTTGAGAAGAAAGGCAGTGGCTATGGCAGAACCATTAATTTTTGGAAATTCCCCCTTCGCATAGATTTTATCCTAACCGACCCCGGGATTCATATTTTAAGCCACAAAAATTACGACGTACATCTTTCCGATCACGAGCCTATCATGGCCGCGTTAAAAATTGAATCGGATAAATAA
- a CDS encoding rhomboid family intramembrane serine protease, with translation MAGINLKYQYARLNVAEKLIAINVAVYILNALIPFLLGISKNSIVQWFELPNDFFGFLVQPWSIITYSFFHGGLGHVFWNMLLIFFVGRIFLNLFDGRRFLNVYFLGVILGGLFFMLGYNIFPAFFNVNAALIGASAGASAILIFICTYIPNQEVRVIFFNIKLWYIGVFVVLMDLVQLPTSGNAGGHLAHLGGALLGYLYASQLFKGNDIGSGFSNFFDSIVNLFKRKEKKAPLKTVYKNKSQNTSKNTVNYDAQSKQKKIDAILDKISKSGYESLSKAEKDFLFKAGKE, from the coding sequence ATGGCAGGAATCAATTTAAAATACCAGTATGCAAGACTGAACGTAGCGGAGAAATTGATTGCCATCAATGTTGCTGTATACATCCTAAACGCACTTATTCCCTTTCTCTTAGGCATTTCAAAAAATAGTATCGTACAATGGTTTGAACTGCCCAATGATTTTTTTGGTTTTTTGGTTCAACCTTGGTCCATTATTACCTACTCTTTTTTTCATGGAGGGTTGGGGCATGTGTTCTGGAATATGCTCCTTATCTTTTTTGTGGGCAGGATATTTTTAAATCTTTTTGATGGCAGACGTTTTTTAAACGTTTACTTTTTGGGTGTCATCCTAGGAGGCCTATTTTTTATGCTGGGATATAATATTTTCCCGGCATTTTTTAATGTAAATGCGGCCTTGATAGGAGCTTCTGCAGGGGCTAGTGCCATCCTTATCTTTATTTGTACCTATATACCCAATCAAGAGGTTAGGGTTATTTTTTTCAATATAAAGCTATGGTATATAGGGGTATTTGTGGTGTTGATGGATTTGGTTCAACTGCCTACCAGTGGAAATGCTGGAGGGCATTTGGCTCATTTGGGCGGAGCATTGTTAGGCTATCTTTATGCGAGCCAATTGTTCAAAGGAAATGATATAGGATCCGGGTTTTCCAATTTTTTTGATAGTATAGTCAATTTGTTCAAACGCAAGGAAAAAAAGGCGCCTCTTAAAACCGTATACAAGAACAAAAGCCAAAATACCTCTAAAAACACCGTGAACTACGATGCGCAAAGCAAACAAAAAAAAATAGATGCGATACTCGACAAAATAAGCAAATCTGGATATGAGAGTTTGTCCAAAGCAGAAAAGGACTTTTTGTTTAAGGCTGGTAAGGAATAA
- a CDS encoding rhomboid family intramembrane serine protease, translating to MSRITEAIKHLLIINILFFVATQIYGDQMYQWFSLWFPKNENFHIWQIVTHMFMHGGFMHIAFNMYALYAFGTPLERMWGRNKFLFFYFSAGLGAALLHTGVNYFYFQEGMNALVNSGISESTVMDIVSKGQYNTEWYNIAGKSTIDNFLSAYHTPAVGASGAIYGVLVAFGMSYPNSELFLIFLPVPIKAKYFIPVLIALDLFSGITGYGIFGQGIAHFAHVGGALVGFLMMWYWKKNQFNNNRWDR from the coding sequence ATGAGCAGAATAACAGAGGCAATAAAACACTTATTGATTATCAATATTTTATTTTTTGTGGCCACACAGATTTATGGGGATCAAATGTACCAATGGTTCTCCCTATGGTTTCCAAAAAATGAAAACTTCCATATTTGGCAGATCGTGACCCATATGTTCATGCATGGAGGTTTTATGCATATCGCTTTTAACATGTATGCTTTGTATGCCTTTGGAACACCACTAGAACGAATGTGGGGACGAAATAAATTCCTGTTTTTTTACTTTTCTGCGGGGCTCGGTGCTGCACTCTTGCATACCGGTGTCAATTACTTTTATTTTCAAGAAGGAATGAATGCCCTTGTAAATTCTGGTATTTCGGAGAGTACCGTGATGGATATTGTTTCTAAAGGGCAGTATAACACAGAGTGGTATAATATTGCTGGTAAATCGACTATTGATAATTTCCTAAGCGCTTATCATACACCCGCTGTAGGGGCATCCGGGGCTATATATGGAGTACTTGTAGCGTTTGGAATGTCATACCCCAATAGCGAGCTGTTCCTTATATTTTTGCCCGTCCCGATAAAGGCAAAATATTTTATTCCGGTATTGATTGCTCTAGATTTGTTTTCGGGTATAACCGGGTACGGTATTTTTGGACAAGGGATTGCACATTTCGCCCACGTAGGTGGTGCTTTGGTTGGATTTTTAATGATGTGGTATTGGAAGAAAAATCAGTTTAACAATAATCGCTGGGATAGATAA